Within the Ensifer canadensis genome, the region CCGCTCGGTTTTCACGCCCACCGGCGATACCTCGACCGGCGCGGCACCCCGGCCACGCTTGCCGATCTGAGCCGCCACAGCCTGATCGGCTATGACCGCGAGACGGCGGCGATCCGGGCAATCATCGCCCGCACACCCGGCCTGCCGGACGTGCGCTTTGCGCTGAAGGCAGACAGCAACCTCGCGCAGCTTGCCGCCATTCGCGCCGGTTTCGGCATCGGTATCTGTCAGAATGCGCTTGCTGCCCGCGACCCCGATATTCTCCCGGTACTGGCGGACGGGTTCGTAATGAAGCTCGAGACATGGCTCGTCATGCACGAAAACCTGAAGGCGGCGCCGCGTTGCCGGGTGGTCTTCGATGCGCTGGCCAAGGGCCTGAGAACCTACATTCGCCCGCCGGAAATCATGGCTGCCCAATAAAAAAGCCCGCCGATCGGCGGGCTTTTCAGTCGGTTGGAGCCGCCTATCAGGCTTCGGCTTCCGGCGTTTCCGGTGCGCCGTTTTCGGCTGCCACCAGGTCCTCGCCTTCTTCGTCACCTTCCGGTTCGCTGATGCGCTCGACCGAGACGACCTTTTCGTCCTTGGCCGTCGAGAAGATCGTCACGCCCTTGGTGGCGCGGCTGGCAAGCCGGACGCCATTGATCGGCACGCGGATCAACTGGCCGCCATCGGAAACGAGCATGATCTGATCGTTGTCTTCGATTGGGAAGGCCGCGACGAGTACGCCGATCTCCGTCGTCTTCGAGGTGTCGGTGGCGCGGATGCCCTTGCCGCCACGACCCGAGGTGCGGAAATCGTAGGACGACGAACGTTTGCCAAAGCCCTTCTCCGAAACCGTCAGAACGAACTGTTCGCGCGCCTTCAGCTCTTCGTAGCGCTCGTTGGTGAGTTCGCCACCTTCGGTGACTTCCTCGCCGACCAGAGCGATTTCTTCTTCCTCGCCGTTCGTGCGCCGCTCGGCGGCTGCGCGCTTCAGGTAGGCCGCCCGTTCCCATGGCTCAGCATCCACATGGCCGAGGATCGCCATCGAGATGATGCGGTCGCCGTCACCAAGGTTGATGCCGCGGACGCCGATCGAGTTGCGGCCGGCAAAAACGCGCACGTCGTCGACCGGGAAGCGAATGCACTGGCCGAGCGCCGTCGTCAGCATGACGTCGTCATGCTCGGTGCAGGTGTCGACCGAGAGGATCTCGTCGCCATCCTCCTCCAGTTTCATCGCGATCTTGCCGTTGCGGTTGACCTGGACGAAGTCGGACAGTTTGTTACGGCGCACCGTGCCGCGCGTCGTCGAGAACATGACGTCGAGGTTTTCCCACGTCGTTTCGTCCTCGGGCAGCGGCATGATCGTCGTGATGCGTTCGCCGGGTTCAAGCGGCAGCATGTTGATCAGTGCCTTGCCGCGCGATTGCGGCGTGCCGATAGGCAGGCGCCAGACCTTCTCCTTGTAGACGATGCCACGGGAGGAGAAGAACAGAACCGGCGTATGAGTGTTGGCAACAAATAGCCGGGTAACGAAATCCTCGTCCCTGGTTGCCATGCCGGAGCGGCCCTTGCCGCCGCGGCGCTGCGCGCGATAGGTGGTCAGCGGCACGCGCTTGATGTAGCCGAGATGCGAGACGGTCACGACCATGTCTTCGCGGGCGATCAGGTCCTCGTCGTCCATGTCGGGACCGCCTTCGGCGATCTCGCTGCGACGCGGCGTGCCGAACTCCTCGCGAACGGCGGTGAGTTCGTCCTTGACGATGGTCATGATGCGGAGACGCGACGACAGGATATCGAGGTAATCCTTGATTTCCTCGCCGATCTTGTTGAGTTCGTCGCCGATTTCGTCACGACCAAGCGCAGTCAGGCGCTGCAGGCGCAGGTCGAGAATGGCGCGCGCCTGCTCTTCCGACAGGTTGTAGGTATTGTCTTCGTTGATCCGGTGACGCGGGTCGTCGATCAGCCGGATGAGGCTGTCGACGTCATGCGCCGGCCAACGGCGCTCCATCAACTGTTCGCGCGCGGTCTGCGGATCGGGCGCATGCCGGATCAGCTTGATCACTTCGTCGATGTTGGCAACCGCGATGGCGAGACCGACCAGGACATGCGCACGGTCGCGCGCCTTGCGCAGCAGGTACTTCGTTCTCCGGCTAACGACTTCCTCGCGGAACGAGACGAAGGCGCGCAGCATGTCGAGCAGCGTCATCTGCTCCGGCTTGCCGCCGTTGAGCGCCACCATGTTGCAGCCGAAAGACGACTGCAGCGGCGTGTAACGGTAAAGCTGGTTCAGGATGACGTCGGCATTGGCGTCGCGCTTGAGTTCGACGACGACGCGGTAGCCCTGACGGTCCGATTCGTCGCGCAGATCCGAGATGCCTTCGATGCGCTTATCGCGCACCAGTTCGGCCATCTTCTCGATCATCGTCGCCTTGTTCACCTGGAAGGGAATCTCGGTGATGATGATCTGCTCGCGGTCACCGCGCATCGGTTCGATATGGGCACGACCGCGCATGATGACCGAACCGCGGCCGGTCTCGTAGGCCGAGCGGATACCCGAGCGGCCGAGGATGAGCGCACCGGTCGGGAAGTCCGGCCCCGGGATGATTTCCATCAGCTCCGGCAATTCGATCGCCGGGTTGTCGATCAGCGCCATACAGCCGTTGATGACTTCGACGAGGTTGTGCGGCGGAATGTTGGTCGCCATGCCGACCGCGATGCCGCCGGCGCCGTTGACGAGCAGGTTCGGGAACTTCGCGGGCACCACCACCGGCTCGCTCATCGTGCCGTCGTAGTTGTCGCGGAAATCGACCGTTTCCTTGTCGAGGTCGTCGAGCAGCGAGTGCGCTGCCTTCTGCAGGCGGCACTCGGTGTAGCGTTCTGCCGCCGGCGGGTCGCCGTCGACCGAGCCGAAGTTGCCCTGGCCGTCGATCAGCGGCAGCCGCAGCGACCAATCCTGGGCCATACGTGCCAGCGCATCGTAGATCGCCGAATTGCCGTGCGGGTGGTATTTGCCCATCACGTCCCCGGTGACACGGGCGCATTTGACGTACTTCTTGTTCCAGTCGATGCCGAGTTCGCTCATCCCGTAGAGGATGCGGCGATGAACGGGTTTCAGGCCGTCACGCACGTCTGGAAGCGCGCGGCTGACGATGACGCTCATGGCGTAATCGAGATAGGACCGCTGCATTTCCTCGATGATGGAAATCGGCTCGATGCCTGGCGGAGTCTTTCCGCCGCCGGGAGTGCTTTGCTCAGTCAATTGTGATCACGATCTTTGTTCAGAATCAGTCGGATATTTATAGCCGAATGCGCCTGGAAGCGCCAATTTTGGCCCGTGGTTGTGAACAGTCTTTTGCCGTCGGAACAGGCTTTTCTAGGGCATTGCAGCGGAAATCGGAAGTGCTGGCGACAAAGTCGGCTGCCCGGCCTGAACGGCTGTGAGAAGGTTCCGTCACATCCTCATTAAGCTATTGCTCAAGCTTTGGCCACCGACCCCTTCCCAAGCCCCCTCCGCTTGCCTAACAATGCCGATCTGCCACCGGGAAAACTCGGGGCGCGCGCGCACGCACGCGACAATCCGGAAGGGGAAACGGATGTTCAATGTCGACCTCCTGGTCAACGCACTCACCACCCTGCTCGTCACGCTCGATCCGCCGGGGCTCGCCCCGATCTTCCTGAGCCTCACCGTCGGCCTCAGCCGGCAGGAACGCTTTCAGGTCGCCACACGCGGCTCGCTGATCGCCTTCTTCATCCTTGCCGCCTTCGCCGTCTTCGGTAACGGCATTCTCGGCCTGCTCGGCATATCCATCGGTGCCTTCCGCATCGCCGGCGGTCTGCTGCTGTTCTGGATTTCCTTCGAGATGATCTTCGAGAAGCGTCAGGAGCGAAAGGAAAAGACCGGCGAAAACGCCACCACCAAGGACCACATCCACAATATCGCGGTGTTCCCGCTTGCCCTGCCGCTGATTGCCGGGCCGGGCGCGATCTCCGCGACGATCCTGCTTGCCGGCTCGTTCCCGACGGCGGTCGAGCGCACGCAGCTGTTGATCGTCATCGCGCTGTCGATGGTCAGTCTTTTCCTGGCGCTTGTCATCGCCGAACGCATCGACCGTTTTCTCGGCGTCACCGGCCGGGCAATCCTCACGCGCCTGCTTGGGGTCATCCTGGCGGCACTTGCAGTCCAGTTCGTCGTCGACGGCGTGAAATCGGCAATGGCGGTCTGAGGGGCCATCGGGACGTTTGAGCGCTTCCGCTTTGGATAGAGTTGCGGAAGCGTCCCGTCTCCTGGTCATACGCACTTCCGGACGGAAAACCGCTTCGCACTTTTCCTGGAAATGCTCCAACCGACAGAAACGTTCATTCGAACGCAAAAAGGGCCGGTTTCCCGGCCCTTTTTCAATGTCACGATATTGCCATTAAAGGCCCGTGCCGTTCCAGTCTGCTCACCAAAGGGCGTCCGCAACTGAAAATCGCCGTGTTCGCGTGGCTCAGAACGGGATGTCGTCGTCGAGATCGCGCGAGAAGTTGCCGCCACTCTGGCTGCCCTGACCACCCTGGCCGCCGCCGGAGCGACCGCCGCCGGAGGACTGGCGCGGCTGCTGATCGTAGTCGTCGTAGCCGCCGCCAGCGCCGCCACCGAAATCGCTGGAGCCGCCACGGCCGGCGCCGGAGCCGCCGCCCTCGCCGCGACCATCAAGCATGGTCAGCGTCGAGTTGAAGCCCTGCAGCACGATTTCGGTCGAGTAACGATCATTGCCCGTCTGGTCCTGCCATTTGCGGGTCTGCAGCGCGCCTTCGATATAGAGCTTCGCGCCCTTCTTGACGTATTGCTCGACGACCTTGCACAGGCCTTCGTTGAAGACGACGACGGTGTGCCATTCGGTCTTTTCCTTGCGCTCGCCGCTGTTGCGGTCACGCCAGGTTTCCGATGTGGCAATGCGCAGGTTGGCGATCGGCCGGCCGTCCTGCGTGCGCCGGATTTCCGGGTCCGCCCCGACGTTTCCGACCAAGATCACCTTGTTGACGCTACCAGCCATATTGCTTTTCCCGTGGTTTTGCCGCGCCGCCGGCACGGCTTTCGAATTTCAAGAACGCGTATCTTAGCGGTCCGCTGCCGCGGATACGCCCCGCATCATACATAATCCACAACAGATTTAGTCGATTTGCGTGTTGTTTGTTCTTTCTTTGTTCTAATATTTCCCTATGATCCTGTCAACCGAATCGAAATGGCCACCAGTTTTGCCGATTGCGCCTCGACATGGGCGTTAGCGTCATTACATAGGGGGCTTTCAACCGACATGCAAAAGCTGGCTTCCGATGAGCGAACTCAAGACCATCTCCATTCGTGGCGCGCGCGAGCACAATCTCAAGGGCATCGATCTCGATCTGCCGCGCAACAAGCTGATCGTGATGACAGGGCTTTCCGGCTCCGGCAAGTCGTCGCTCGCCTTCGATACGATCTATGCCGAAGGCCAGCGTCGCTACGTTGAGAGCCTGTCTGCCTATGCGCGCCAGTTCCTCGAGATGATGCAGAAGCCGGATGTCGACCAGATCGACGGCCTGTCGCCGGCAATCTCGATCGAGCAGAAGACGACCTCGCGCAACCCGCGCTCGACGGTCGGCACCGTGACCGAGATCTACGACTACATGCGCCTGCTGTTTGCGCGCGTCGGTGTGCCCTATTCGCCGGCGACCGGCCTGCCGATCGAAAGCCAGACAGTCAGCCAGATGGTCGACCGTGTGCTCGCCTTCGGCGAAGGCACGCGTCTTTATATTCTTGCGCCGCTCGTGCGCGGCCGTAAGGGCGAGTACAAGAAGGAACTCGCCGAACTGATGAAGAAGGGCTTTCAGCGCGTTAAGGTCGACGGCACCTTCTACGAGATCGCCGAGGTTCCTGCCCTCGACAAGAAGTACAAGCATGACATCGACGTCGTCGTCGACCGTGTCGTCGTGCGGCCCGATCTCGCCTCGCGGCTTGCTGACAGCTTGGAAACATGCCTGACGCTGGCCGACGGTCTCGCCGTTGCCGAATTCGCCGACAAGCCGCTGCCGCCGGAAGAAACCGCGGCCGGTGGCTCGGCCAACAAGTCGCTCAACGAAACCCATGAGCGCGTGCTGTTTTCGGAAAAGTTCGCCTGCCCGGTCTCCGGCTTTACGATTTCCGAGATCGAGCCGCGCCTGTTCTCATTCAACAATCCCTTCGGTGCCTGCCCGACCTGCGATGGCCTCGGCAGCCAGCAGAAGATCGACGAGGCGCTGATCGTACCAGAGCATAACAGGACGCTGCGTGATGGCGCGATCGCGCCTTGGGCCAAATCGTCGTCGCCCTATTACAACCAGACGCTGGAAGCGCTCGGCAAGGTTTTCGGATTCAAGCTCGGCAATCGCTGGAGCGAACTGTCCGTCGACGCGCAGAAAGCCATCCTGCACGGCACCGAAGAGAAGATCGTCTTTCATTATGAAGACGGCGCTCGCTCCTACAACACCACCAAGAATTTCGAAGGCATCGTGCCCAACCTCGAGCGCCGCTGGAAGGAAACCGACAGCGCCTGGGCGCGCGAGGAGATCGAGCGCTATATGTCGGCTGCCCCCTGCCCGGCCTGCGCTGGCTTCCGCCTGAAGCCGGAGGCGCTCGCCGTCAAGATCGACACGCTGCATATCGGCCAGGTCACCGAGATGTCGATCCGCATCGCACGGGACTGGTTCGAGGCATTGCCGGGACATCTCAACACCAAGCAGAACGAGATCGCCGTTCGCATCCTCAAGGAGATCCGCGACCGCCTGCGGTTCCTCAACGATGTCGGTCTCGAATATCTCAGCCTGTCGCGCAACTCCGGCACGCTGTCGGGTGGTGAAAGCCAGCGTATTCGCTTGGCATCGCAGATCGGCTCTGGTCTGACGGGCGTGCTCTACGTGCTCGACGAACCGTCGATCGGCCTGCACCAGCGCGACAACGCCCGCCTGCTCGAGACGCTGCGCCATTTGCGCGACATCGGCAACACGGTCATCGTCGTCGAGCATGACGAGGACGCTATCCTGACGGCCGACTATGTCGTCGACATCGGCCCGGCCGCCGGCATCCATGGCGGCGAGGTCATCGCCCAGGGTTCGCCTGCCGACGTGATGTCCAATCCGAAGTCGCTGACCGGCAAGTATCTCTCCGGTGAACTGTCGGTTGCCGTCCCGAGCGAACGCCGCAAGGCGAAAAAGAAAAAGGAAATCACCGTCGTCGGTGCACGCGCCAACAACCTGAAGAACGTCACGGCGTCCATTCCGCTCGGCATTTTCACCGCGGTTACGGGCGTGTCCGGTGGCGGCAAGTCCACCTTCCTGATCGAGACGCTCTACAAGGCCGCCGCCCGCCGTATCATGGGCGCGCGCGAAAACCCGGCCGAACACGATCGCATCGACGGCTTCGAGCACATCGACAAGGTGATCGACATCGACCAGTCGCCGATTGGCCGCACGCCGCGCTCAAACCCGGCGACCTACACCGGTGCCTTCACCCCGATCCGCGACTGGTTTGCCGGTTTGCCGGAAGCCAAGGCCCGCGGTTACCAGCCCGGTCGCTTCTCGTTCAACGTCAAGGGTGGGCGCTGCGAAGCCTGCCAGGGCGACGGCGTCATCAAGATCGAGATGCACTTCCTGCCGGATGTCTACGTCACCTGCGACGTCTGCCACGGCAAGCGCTACAACCGCGAAACGCTGGACGTGCATTTCAAGGGCAAGTCGATCGCCGATGTGCTCGACATGACCGTCGAGGAAGGCGTGGAGTTCTTTGCTGCCGTTCCCGCAGTGCGCGACAAGCTGGTGACGCTGAACCAGGTGGGGCTTGGCTATATCAAGGTCGGTCAGCAGGCAAACACGCTCTCGGGCGGCGAAGCCCAGCGCGTCAAGCTCGCCAAGGAACTGTCGAAGCGCTCCACCGGACGCACGCTCTATATTCTCGACGAACCGACAACCGGCTTGCATTTCCACGATGTGGCAAAGCTTCTTGAAGTTCTGCATGAACTCGTCAACCAGGGCAATTCGGTCGTGGTCATCGAGCACAATCTCGAGGTGATCAAGACGGCCGATTGGGTCATCGACTTCGGTCCCGAAGGTGGCGACAGCGGCGGCGAAGTCATCGCCAAGGGCACGCCGGAGGATGTCGTCAAGGAGCCGCGTTCCTATACCGGCCAGTTCCTGAAGGAGCTTTTGGAGCGTCGTCCGATGAAAAAGGTTGAGGCGGCCGAGTGAGCGTCTCGGGCAATAGGCGGAGCGACACCGTCGCCGGCTTCGCGATGATGCGGCCGGCGACGCTAGATGACCTGCCCGCCGTGCGGGATATCACCGTTGCCGCCTACGCGCCTTATACCGACCTGCTCGGTGGACTGCCTTTGCCGGTTACCGAAGATTACGTGCCTCGCATCGCCCGCGAAGAGGTCTGGATCCGTGACGATGGCGATGCGGTTTCTGCGATTGCCGTTTTCGAACGGCATGCGGATCATCTTTTGATCTTCAGCATTGCCGTTGCGCCCTCCTTCCAGCGTCAGGGGCTAGGGAGCGAGCTGTTGCGGTTTGTTGATGCACAGGCGGAGGAATGCGGCGTGGCAGACGTGCGGCTCTATACCAATGCGCGGATGGAGCGAAACATCGCGCTTTATCGTGCCTATGGTTTTCAAGAAACGGGTCGCCGCCCGAACCCCTATC harbors:
- the uvrA gene encoding excinuclease ABC subunit UvrA, producing the protein MSELKTISIRGAREHNLKGIDLDLPRNKLIVMTGLSGSGKSSLAFDTIYAEGQRRYVESLSAYARQFLEMMQKPDVDQIDGLSPAISIEQKTTSRNPRSTVGTVTEIYDYMRLLFARVGVPYSPATGLPIESQTVSQMVDRVLAFGEGTRLYILAPLVRGRKGEYKKELAELMKKGFQRVKVDGTFYEIAEVPALDKKYKHDIDVVVDRVVVRPDLASRLADSLETCLTLADGLAVAEFADKPLPPEETAAGGSANKSLNETHERVLFSEKFACPVSGFTISEIEPRLFSFNNPFGACPTCDGLGSQQKIDEALIVPEHNRTLRDGAIAPWAKSSSPYYNQTLEALGKVFGFKLGNRWSELSVDAQKAILHGTEEKIVFHYEDGARSYNTTKNFEGIVPNLERRWKETDSAWAREEIERYMSAAPCPACAGFRLKPEALAVKIDTLHIGQVTEMSIRIARDWFEALPGHLNTKQNEIAVRILKEIRDRLRFLNDVGLEYLSLSRNSGTLSGGESQRIRLASQIGSGLTGVLYVLDEPSIGLHQRDNARLLETLRHLRDIGNTVIVVEHDEDAILTADYVVDIGPAAGIHGGEVIAQGSPADVMSNPKSLTGKYLSGELSVAVPSERRKAKKKKEITVVGARANNLKNVTASIPLGIFTAVTGVSGGGKSTFLIETLYKAAARRIMGARENPAEHDRIDGFEHIDKVIDIDQSPIGRTPRSNPATYTGAFTPIRDWFAGLPEAKARGYQPGRFSFNVKGGRCEACQGDGVIKIEMHFLPDVYVTCDVCHGKRYNRETLDVHFKGKSIADVLDMTVEEGVEFFAAVPAVRDKLVTLNQVGLGYIKVGQQANTLSGGEAQRVKLAKELSKRSTGRTLYILDEPTTGLHFHDVAKLLEVLHELVNQGNSVVVIEHNLEVIKTADWVIDFGPEGGDSGGEVIAKGTPEDVVKEPRSYTGQFLKELLERRPMKKVEAAE
- the gyrA gene encoding DNA gyrase subunit A; translation: MTEQSTPGGGKTPPGIEPISIIEEMQRSYLDYAMSVIVSRALPDVRDGLKPVHRRILYGMSELGIDWNKKYVKCARVTGDVMGKYHPHGNSAIYDALARMAQDWSLRLPLIDGQGNFGSVDGDPPAAERYTECRLQKAAHSLLDDLDKETVDFRDNYDGTMSEPVVVPAKFPNLLVNGAGGIAVGMATNIPPHNLVEVINGCMALIDNPAIELPELMEIIPGPDFPTGALILGRSGIRSAYETGRGSVIMRGRAHIEPMRGDREQIIITEIPFQVNKATMIEKMAELVRDKRIEGISDLRDESDRQGYRVVVELKRDANADVILNQLYRYTPLQSSFGCNMVALNGGKPEQMTLLDMLRAFVSFREEVVSRRTKYLLRKARDRAHVLVGLAIAVANIDEVIKLIRHAPDPQTAREQLMERRWPAHDVDSLIRLIDDPRHRINEDNTYNLSEEQARAILDLRLQRLTALGRDEIGDELNKIGEEIKDYLDILSSRLRIMTIVKDELTAVREEFGTPRRSEIAEGGPDMDDEDLIAREDMVVTVSHLGYIKRVPLTTYRAQRRGGKGRSGMATRDEDFVTRLFVANTHTPVLFFSSRGIVYKEKVWRLPIGTPQSRGKALINMLPLEPGERITTIMPLPEDETTWENLDVMFSTTRGTVRRNKLSDFVQVNRNGKIAMKLEEDGDEILSVDTCTEHDDVMLTTALGQCIRFPVDDVRVFAGRNSIGVRGINLGDGDRIISMAILGHVDAEPWERAAYLKRAAAERRTNGEEEEIALVGEEVTEGGELTNERYEELKAREQFVLTVSEKGFGKRSSSYDFRTSGRGGKGIRATDTSKTTEIGVLVAAFPIEDNDQIMLVSDGGQLIRVPINGVRLASRATKGVTIFSTAKDEKVVSVERISEPEGDEEGEDLVAAENGAPETPEAEA
- a CDS encoding single-stranded DNA-binding protein, whose amino-acid sequence is MAGSVNKVILVGNVGADPEIRRTQDGRPIANLRIATSETWRDRNSGERKEKTEWHTVVVFNEGLCKVVEQYVKKGAKLYIEGALQTRKWQDQTGNDRYSTEIVLQGFNSTLTMLDGRGEGGGSGAGRGGSSDFGGGAGGGYDDYDQQPRQSSGGGRSGGGQGGQGSQSGGNFSRDLDDDIPF
- a CDS encoding MarC family protein, whose product is MFNVDLLVNALTTLLVTLDPPGLAPIFLSLTVGLSRQERFQVATRGSLIAFFILAAFAVFGNGILGLLGISIGAFRIAGGLLLFWISFEMIFEKRQERKEKTGENATTKDHIHNIAVFPLALPLIAGPGAISATILLAGSFPTAVERTQLLIVIALSMVSLFLALVIAERIDRFLGVTGRAILTRLLGVILAALAVQFVVDGVKSAMAV
- a CDS encoding GNAT family N-acetyltransferase; protein product: MMRPATLDDLPAVRDITVAAYAPYTDLLGGLPLPVTEDYVPRIAREEVWIRDDGDAVSAIAVFERHADHLLIFSIAVAPSFQRQGLGSELLRFVDAQAEECGVADVRLYTNARMERNIALYRAYGFQETGRRPNPYRPGWTLVDMAKPAGQMASERN